Within the Plasmodium relictum strain SGS1 genome assembly, chromosome: 12 genome, the region attcatttttctttttttttgaacaattatattttttttcctacttttaattacttttatttttaatcattttttaattttgtttataaattattcttaAATCTAAGTATTATTTGAACattctatataattttaatttatatatataaatcatcagtttaaataaaacaacaaaaaaattgtttgaaataaaattatttttaaaaattagttcataaacaaaaataataaattaaaattaaaaataaatttctttttttaattaaaaatattgtaGTAGGCACTTTgctgaattttttttttttttatatttaaaaagaaaatgtgcATACCTGTAAgcaaagataaaataaagcAGAACCCATTTCTAATATTTAGCCATTATATATCTAGCTTTAacaaaagtatatttttcatttttatatgtaaattCACAACTTTCATTAGAAAAAGGTGAAAATCTTATATAATCATTCCTTTGTACGTCTATAGGTATTTTTTGGTTATTATCATCATATATTCCATTTCCTATAGATATAACCAAGCCATCATTAACTTTTTCGCTATTTTTTGATTCCGgcaaaaatattaatgaatcCGAACTAATGTttacatttattaatttaattaatacaCGATCATACAAAGGAGTTATATTAAAAGGGTTTATTTCAGTAGAATCCTTTAGTTTTCCcaatatttcttcatttgatATTAATAAGCATTCTTTgtcattatattttatctaaaaatatatatatatatatgcagtTAATAATGAGCTCTttgtattttattctttttatttttataaaaaaaaattgtcttACTTTATTTCCGTCACTTGGATTAAAAATTACTATATCCCCAACTTCAACATCTATTGGTATTCGTTgtctaaaataaataaaaaaaaaattaataaaaaaaaatatcattaatttaaaattttttatgtatttatttttgtaaaaataagattttgtaatttttttttatttctgtatttttttttgttaatattttttttttcatttataaatttatggaaaaaaaaaaaaaaaaaaaaaaagtgttaCTTTTGCGCATTTTactaatttttctatttttaaaattttatttatttttaaaaattcagcCTTTTCGCGcagaaaaaatttatttcattttttttattataaaataacataaattttttcgtaaacgtaaaatatatatatatagtatttaagaaaatttgtatttattaaaatatgcaaattgaaaatattttaaaatctttttaatattataaattttcttgttttcaaaactttattttaCCCATTTTTTGTGTTAATTGCACCAGTTCCAACACTTAAAACTGTTCCTACATATTGATTCTTTTTtagctttaaaaaaaaagaaaaaaaaaaaaaagttaatatagACGAATAAAgtacaataaaatattaaaaaaaaaaaataaataaataaatataaaaaattacgGTATCTCCAATAAAAACTCCTGAATCTGTTGTATCATACGCTTCATCTTTTTCAATcaaaataaattcatttaaagGGGTTAAAGGGCctctaattattttattatctattttatattctaacaaaaaaaaaaatatatatatatatatatagatatagaTATAGATATAGatgaaaagaaataaattataataataatttaaaatatatatatttatatcaatttaaaaaaatttattattaacaaaaaaaaaaaaaagaaggaaTACCTGTTGCTCTTAAACTTGTTGAACTTCTTTTGAATTGCTTAGGATTAGTATTTAcaaaattctaaaaaaataaaaaaattttaaatacatattttgtttttcaaaaatcaatgaaattataatatcTGAAAAGTGttataacatatatatatgtatattgagaattttttaaaatcttctttattctatattttaattttgtattttttctcttaatTATACTTACTAAATTATTACTTAAGCTAATTTTTTTCGTTAAAGTACTACTTAAAAAGATAATAGCAAAATACATTAATACTGTAAGTTTcattttgaaatatattaaaaaaaaaaaattaacttataaatcaataaagaaaattttctttttgtttataaaataaaatataaatgattcataatatttataatgaaatatttttaatttttactttggGATATTTTTAAAGTCATTTAAAACTTTACaacaaagaaaaattatatttaaaaaaaaaaaaaatattacacaTATGAAAACGTATTTATGTAAACTTTTATTAAGTAACCTATATTATAATAGTAGATGCTcacttaaaatatatgtatttatatatatattttttgaagagaaaataaaaatcatttccttaaaaaaaataaataatgtttcatataaaatgatataaatattattttaatgtattattccttttattttatggTGAATATTTTCTActaaatatattatcattaaaagtaaaaatataataataaaaattgaaattttaGAAAGAAAGTTCTTAACAAAAAATAGAgattcatataaatatatatattttttataatagaaGATATATACtcaaatatgtaaaaaaaaaattttttattaaaatttaaaaaattagaacTTGCTTTCATCAGAAAGAGTAGTTTATATAtagttatattttattattattaattatataaggatataatttatttatgtttgtgtgaatttataaaaaatacaaaaagaaccatctgtttttattttttttgttataatttttattaattgtatgtaaaataaagatatttaCTATTCTATATTAAGggaattcttaaaaaaagaaaatgtaaaGTTGTATTTGTAGATATTTCAAATTATCACAATATTTACactttttatgaaaataaaatttttgtaaattaaaaaaaaaaaagatataagaaaaaagaaaaaaagatacCATTTagtattttaatgaaaaattatataataaattttttgtgaaagaattgaaaaataaaattgaatgTAATAATTCTTTGTATAATtgacaaatatatatataaaatacgATAAAATCTGAATATATAAgccaaaaataaaaattgtaagtttttaatacaaTTTTATGATCATCAAAAAGTCACgaaatacattaaaaatagaaaatatcctaaaagaaaatatattaagaataaaaaatatatttaaaaaaaaaaaaataacatttaataaaaaagaaatagataagaaaaaactaaaaaatatgattaatTTAACTTTTGAATCTATAACTGAAAATCCAAATTTTgttgaagaagaagaaaaaattttgagTTACTGGAAACATATTGACGcatttaatttatcaaataaattatctcaaaataaaaagcctttcattttttatgatGGACCACCCTTTGCTACTGGGTTACCCCATTATGGACATTTATTAGCTGGGATAATAAAAGATTGTATTACTAGATATAATTATCAATGCAATTATTCTGTTGAAAGGAGATTTGGTTGGGATTGCCACGGATTACCAATAGAatatgaaatagaaaaagaaaataatataaataaaaaagaagatattatgAAAATGGGTATAGATGTATATAATGAGAAATGTAGAAACattgttttaaaatattctaatGAATGGGTTTATACTGTAGAGAGAATTGGAAGATGGATAGATTTTTCTAATGATTACAAAACAATGGATAAAACTTTTATGGAAAGTGTATGGTGGGTTTTTAgtgaattatataaaagaaattacaTTTATAAATCCTTTAAAGTAATGCCATATTCTTGTAAATGCAATACACCAATTTCTAActttgaattaaatttaaattataaagataCACCTGATCCTAGTATTATTGTAagttttgttttattatctCCATTTCCGCATGTTCAGGATGAGTACAATATAGAcgagaaaaatgaaatatttaagaaattttctattttttatgacatatttttatctgcaaaaaataatgttcataataaaaatgaaaatgataaaagagaaaatagtcaaccaaataataattcgaaggataataatatttttgaaaatgaaGTATTGGCATGGACTACTACACCTTGGACATTGCCTTCCAATTTGGCTTTATGtgcaaatgaaaattttatatatttaagaatatgtaatttagaaaataatagaatCATGATATTAGCAGAATGCAGACTTGAATGGATAATTAA harbors:
- the CPN20 gene encoding 20 kDa chaperonin, putative yields the protein MKLTVLMYFAIIFLSSTLTKKISLSNNLNFVNTNPKQFKRSSTSLRATEYKIDNKIIRGPLTPLNEFILIEKDEAYDTTDSGVFIGDTLKKNQYVGTVLSVGTGAINTKNGQRIPIDVEVGDIVIFNPSDGNKIKYNDKECLLISNEEILGKLKDSTEINPFNITPLYDRVLIKLINVNISSDSLIFLPESKNSEKVNDGLVISIGNGIYDDNNQKIPIDVQRNDYIRFSPFSNESCEFTYKNEKYTFVKARYIMAKY